One segment of Thunnus thynnus chromosome 19, fThuThy2.1, whole genome shotgun sequence DNA contains the following:
- the LOC137171183 gene encoding uncharacterized protein yields the protein MDMINVSSKYNNIITKSLLISSGSPAIYQLRPKEEKFGTLTRKTVGEKNPNKTNKTVLLVGETGAGKSTLINALLNYAMGVKFDDNIWFKIVEDEKRSHSESQTSDVIVYEIFGFEDKTLPFSLTIIDTPGYGDTRGIEHDVVVSQRLFELFRLKDLVHEINVVGLVLKSTENRVSDRLRYVFDSVTSLFGKDIEKNIVALITHSDGLTPDGALKALQAADIKCAKNEKNQPVHFLFNNHQTTQRTEETEFALENAWRVTERGMKRFTDFLDKSTPQMLITTLEVMKARIRLTACIQNLQERIQLIELKQNEIKQTQETLKKHEQEMKGNKDFTVEVYEVKKVKEKIKAWWDTKAVTCNKCEENCHHPGCTWAWSPFKCEVMDKEYKCTSCTGKCPASDHVKENWKYVSNKEKVQKTLQDVKQKYEENKSESEKKKSLLEDLQTEMDALESEKTKWLEEICRHVDHLERIALNVNSLSTYVHLDFVIEKMEEKKDRGMVQKLKQMADRVDENTRAVMQYMYAKVMGGKADKDAVM from the exons ATGGATATGAT TAACGTCTCATCCAAATACAACAACATCATCACCAAAAGTCTTCTGATCTCTTCGGGATCTCCTGCCATCTACCAGCTGAGACCAAAGGAAGAGAAGTTTGGAACTCtgacaagaaaaactgttggtgagaaaaacccaaacaagacaaacaaaaccgTCTTACTTGTAGGTGAAACAGGAGCAGGAAAATCTACTCTGATCAATGCTCTGCTCAACTACGCCATGGGAGTGAAGTTTGACGACAACATCTGGTTTAAGATTGTAGAAGACGAGAAGAGAAGTCATTCAGAGAGTCAGACATCAGATGTGATCGTGTACGAGATCTTTGGTTTCGAAGATAAAACTCTGCCCTTCTCTCTGACCATCATCGATACTCCTGGATACGGAGACACCAGAGGGATTGAACATGATGTCGTCGTCAGTCAAAGATTATTTGAGTTGTTCCGTTTAAAAGATTTAGTTCATGAAATTAATGTGGTGGGTCTAGTGCTGAAGTCGACTGAGAATCGAGTGAGTGACCGACTGAGGTACGTCTTTGATTCAGTGACGTCTCTATTTGGAAAAGACATCGAGAAGAACATAGTTGCTCTCATCACACACTCAGATGGACTAACACCTGATGGTGCTCTGAAAGCTCTTCAAGCTGCAGACATTAAATGTGCCAAAAATGAGAAGAATCAgcctgttcacttcctgttcaaTAACCACCAGaccacacagagaacagaggaaacagagttTGCTTTAGAGAACGCATGGAGGGtaacagagagaggaatgaaacGATTCACAGACTTCCTTGATAAATCTACACCACAAATGCTGATAACAACTCTTGAAGTGATGAAGGCACGCATCAGACTGACGGCCTGCATCCAAAACCTGCAAGAAAGAATCCAGCTGATTGAACTAAAACAGAACGAGATTAAACAGACTCAAGAAACTCTGAAGAAACATGAACAAGAGATGAAGGGGAATAAAGACTTCACTGTAGAAGTTTATGAGGTTAAGAAGGTTAAAGAAAAGATTAAAGCCTGGTGGGACACTAAAGCTGTCACCTGTAACAAATGTGAAGAGAACTGTCACCATCCTGGATGCACATGGGCCTGGAGTCCCTTTAAGTGTGAGGTCATGGACAAAGAGTATAAGTGCACCTCATGTACCGGCAAGTGTCCTGCATCAGatcatgtgaaagaaaattggAAATATGTGAGCAACAAGGAGAAAGTTCAGAAGACCCTACAAGATGTGAAACAGAAGTATGAGGAGAATAAGTCAGAaagtgagaagaagaagagcctTTTGGAAGATCTTCAAACAGAGATGGATGCTCTGGAGTCAGAGAAGACAAAGTGGCTTGAAGAGATCTGCCGACATGTGGACCATCTAGAGCGGATCGCCCTGAATGTTAACTCACTGTCCACTTATGTCCACTTGGACTTTGTAATTGAGAAaatggaggagaagaaagacagaggaatGGTCCAGAAACTGAAACAGATGGCAGATCGAGTGGATGAAAACACCAGAGCAGTAATGCAGTACATGTATGCAAAAGTAATGGGTGGTAAAGCAGATAAAGATGCAGTGATGTAG
- the marchf5l gene encoding E3 ubiquitin-protein ligase MARCHF5 — translation MALVEEQPEKHCWVCFATERDDHSAEWVSPCRCKGCTKWIHQACLQRWLDEKQKGNSGGAVSCPQCGTEYHIIFPKMGPLVYFLQQVDKALSRASPFAAVGVVVGTVYWSAVTYGAVTVMQVVGHKKGLYVMERADPLFLLMGLPTIPVLLVLGKMIRWEDYLVRLWQRYSYKRKLPPGTGRYLPRVPAEGPTAGDHLSVSRTLCGALVFPSIASLVGRLLFGRVSSNLQRTILGGIAFVLMKGVLKVYFKQQQYIIQANRHILNYPERNGDGQNEGGDEDTEDSGNE, via the exons ATGGCCCTTGTTGAGGAGCAGCCGGAGAA ACACTGCTGGGTGTGTTTCGCCACAGAGAGGGACGACCACAGTGCAGAGTGGGTGAGCCCCTGCAGGTGTAAAGGCTGCACGAAATGGATCCACCAGGCGTGTCTGCAGCGCTGGCTGGATGAGAAGCAGAAAGGAAACAGCGGCGGTGCCGTCAGCTGTCCTCAATGCGGGACTGAATACCACATTATCTTCCCCAAGATGG GCCCGTTGGTGTATTTCCTCCAGCAGGTAGACAAAGCTCTGTCTCGGGCCAGTCCCTTCGCTGCTGTCGGGGTCGTAGTCGGGACGGTGTACTGGTCCGCCGTCACGTACGGAGCTGTGACGGTCATGCAG GTGGTGGGACATAAGAAGGGACTGTACGTGATGGAGCGAGCCGACCCGCTCTTCCTGTTGATGGGTCTGCCCACCATCCCTGTGCTGTTGGTTCTGGGCAAGATGATCCGCTGGGAGGATTATTTAGTGAGGCTGTGGCAGAGATACTCTTACAAACGCAAGCTCCCGCCAG GTACGGGTCGCTACCTGCCGCGTGTTCCTGCTGAAGGACCAACTGCAGGAGATCACCTCTCTGTGTCTCGGACTCTGTGCGGAGCTCTCGTCTTTCCCTCCATCGCCAGTCTGGTGGGACGGCTGCTGTTTGGACGAGTGTCCTCTAACCTGCAGCGCACTATACTG GGAGGCATCGCCTTCGTGTTGATGAAGGGAGTGTTGAAGGTGTatttcaaacagcagcagtacaTCATTCAGGCCAACCGACACATCCTCAACTACCCCGAGAGAAACGGAGACGGACAGAACGAAGGCGGAGACGAGGACACAGAGGACAGCGGCAACGAATGA